A stretch of Armatimonadota bacterium DNA encodes these proteins:
- a CDS encoding nucleoside recognition domain-containing protein produces MEPTPASPIVITRRGLMRGLRLFVTLLKVMVPAYIAVSLLKQTPFLDAAVQAVAPLMRWVGLPPSAAIPLVVAFSGSLYGAIGAMQSLHFTPEQITQIAVVMLIAHNLIVELSITARLRTRWVLIGLFRVTAGLSMGALLHYAFGFNAHASGGEAAFASLRP; encoded by the coding sequence ATGGAACCCACTCCGGCGTCTCCGATAGTGATTACCCGTCGCGGCCTGATGCGGGGCCTGCGGCTGTTCGTCACGCTTCTCAAGGTGATGGTCCCGGCCTATATCGCCGTGTCGCTGCTCAAGCAGACGCCGTTTTTGGATGCCGCCGTGCAGGCCGTGGCGCCGCTGATGCGCTGGGTTGGTTTGCCGCCGTCCGCCGCGATCCCGCTGGTCGTGGCGTTCTCCGGCAGCCTGTACGGGGCGATCGGCGCGATGCAGAGCCTGCACTTCACGCCGGAGCAGATCACCCAGATCGCGGTTGTGATGCTCATCGCGCACAACCTGATCGTTGAGCTAAGCATCACCGCCCGGTTGCGGACGCGCTGGGTGTTGATCGGCCTCTTCCGTGTGACCGCCGGCCTGTCGATGGGCGCGCTCCTTCACTACGCTTTCGGTTTCAACGCGCACGCGTCAGGGGGCGAGGCGGCGTTCGCCTCGCTCCGACCGG